The Brevibacillus brevis genome contains a region encoding:
- the ilvA gene encoding threonine ammonia-lyase IlvA produces the protein MYTVRVEDIVVANHVLKDVVEKTPLQKNKVLSERYGCNVYLKREDLQVVRSFKIRGAYHFMRNLSTMERERGVVCASAGNHAQGVAYSCNHLQIKGTIFMPATTPRQKISQVKLFGGSYVEVVLIGDTFDDSFAEAMKYCIQEDRTFVHPFDDPLVVAGQGTVGLEIMNDMEEPADFVFMSIGGGGLAAGVGTYVKGISPNTQIIGVEPAGAASMQAALEKNDVVTLDEIDKFVDGAAVKQVGQLTMNICQELLDDIVLVPEGKVCTTILELYNSNAIVVEPAGALSIAALDYYRDQIAGKNVVCVISGGNNDIDRMQEIKERSLLHEGLKHYFVINFPQRAGALREFMEKVLGPHDDITRFEYTKKNNKENGPALVGIEMKCKDDYQPLVSRMKQHGIRYVEITHDPYLFNLLI, from the coding sequence ATGTATACGGTCAGAGTGGAAGACATCGTAGTAGCCAATCACGTATTGAAAGACGTGGTGGAGAAGACGCCCTTGCAAAAAAACAAAGTACTGTCTGAGCGATACGGCTGCAACGTGTATTTGAAAAGAGAAGACTTGCAGGTCGTTCGTTCCTTCAAAATCCGCGGTGCTTATCATTTTATGCGGAATCTTTCCACAATGGAGCGGGAGCGTGGTGTCGTCTGTGCGAGTGCGGGCAATCATGCGCAGGGTGTAGCCTATTCGTGTAACCATTTGCAAATCAAGGGCACGATCTTTATGCCAGCGACCACCCCGCGTCAAAAAATATCGCAGGTCAAGCTGTTTGGCGGCTCCTATGTAGAAGTTGTATTGATCGGTGACACCTTCGATGATTCATTTGCAGAGGCGATGAAGTATTGCATTCAGGAAGATCGGACCTTTGTTCATCCGTTTGACGATCCATTAGTGGTAGCCGGACAAGGAACAGTCGGTCTGGAGATTATGAATGACATGGAAGAACCAGCCGATTTTGTCTTTATGAGTATCGGCGGAGGTGGATTGGCAGCGGGTGTGGGAACGTACGTAAAAGGCATTAGCCCGAACACGCAGATCATTGGTGTGGAGCCGGCAGGAGCAGCTTCAATGCAAGCCGCACTGGAGAAAAACGACGTGGTTACCTTAGATGAAATTGACAAGTTTGTCGATGGTGCAGCCGTCAAGCAAGTGGGGCAGCTAACGATGAACATTTGTCAGGAGCTGCTGGATGACATCGTGCTGGTGCCAGAAGGCAAGGTGTGCACAACCATTTTGGAGTTGTATAACAGCAATGCCATCGTCGTAGAACCAGCAGGTGCCCTGTCGATTGCCGCTCTCGATTACTACCGCGATCAAATCGCCGGAAAAAACGTAGTGTGTGTCATCAGCGGCGGAAACAACGACATTGACCGGATGCAAGAGATCAAGGAACGCTCCCTGCTGCATGAGGGCTTGAAGCACTATTTTGTTATCAATTTCCCACAGCGTGCCGGAGCCTTGCGAGAGTTTATGGAAAAAGTATTGGGGCCGCACGATGATATCACACGTTTTGAGTATACGAAAAAGAACAATAAAGAAAATGGTCCAGCGCTGGTTGGTATTGAAATGAAATGCAAAGATGACTATCAGCCATTAGTCAGTCGGATGAAGCAGCATGGTATCCGCTATGTAGAGATTACACATGATCCGTATTTGTTCAACCTGCTGATTTAA
- the rlmD gene encoding 23S rRNA (uracil(1939)-C(5))-methyltransferase RlmD, translating to MTTHKKEQDASIRVGQQMTLTIKSLGINGEGIGYFKRKIVFVEGALPGEVVHAEVTEAREKYATARLLRVVEKSASRTKPPCPVYAECGGCSLQHMDYAAQLASKQEIVIESLRKYARLNQPPVSPTIGMDNPWSYRNKAQFQVGKEKGKLIAGLYQTGSHKLVNLEGCQVQHEATTKIVQTAKQIIEELGIPIYDEKKRTGVIRTIVARVAFATGETQLTLVTATPEIPRVKELLLELRTRLPELVGIAQNVNTQKTSLVFGDKTVSLWGKASIAEKLGELSFDLSARAFFQLNPEQTQKLYNQVKTAAGLTGKELVLDLYCGTGTIGLWLAPYAREVRGIELIPEAVEDANRNAERNQAANASFHVGRAEVLMPKWAKQGTRPDVVVVDPPRTGLDDALIRSLLDVQPKKIVYVSCNPSTLAKDVGKLMQRYELKSVQPVDMFPHTAHVESVALLVRDV from the coding sequence ATGACAACGCATAAAAAAGAACAAGACGCCAGCATCCGTGTCGGCCAGCAAATGACGCTCACGATCAAGAGCTTGGGCATTAATGGCGAAGGGATTGGCTATTTTAAAAGAAAAATCGTTTTCGTAGAGGGTGCCCTCCCTGGCGAGGTCGTCCATGCTGAAGTGACCGAGGCAAGGGAAAAATACGCGACCGCGCGTCTTTTACGAGTTGTTGAAAAATCAGCATCTCGCACGAAGCCCCCCTGTCCAGTCTATGCGGAGTGTGGCGGATGCAGCTTGCAGCACATGGATTATGCCGCACAGCTCGCGAGCAAGCAGGAAATCGTCATCGAGTCACTGCGCAAGTACGCTCGACTGAATCAGCCACCAGTCTCCCCTACGATCGGTATGGATAATCCGTGGTCGTATCGAAATAAAGCACAGTTTCAGGTGGGCAAGGAAAAAGGCAAGCTCATCGCTGGACTGTATCAAACAGGCAGCCACAAGCTCGTCAACTTGGAAGGCTGTCAGGTGCAGCATGAAGCGACAACGAAAATCGTCCAGACAGCGAAGCAAATCATCGAGGAGCTCGGAATTCCGATCTACGACGAGAAAAAACGGACGGGCGTCATCCGCACGATCGTAGCTCGGGTTGCTTTTGCTACGGGCGAAACGCAGCTAACACTCGTAACGGCTACCCCAGAAATTCCACGGGTGAAAGAGCTGCTTTTGGAGCTCCGTACGAGACTGCCCGAGCTGGTAGGCATCGCGCAAAATGTAAACACGCAAAAAACGTCACTCGTTTTTGGTGACAAGACAGTATCCTTATGGGGCAAGGCTTCCATTGCTGAAAAGCTGGGTGAGCTGTCCTTCGACTTGTCGGCTCGTGCCTTCTTCCAATTGAATCCCGAGCAGACACAAAAGCTGTACAATCAGGTGAAAACGGCTGCTGGACTGACCGGAAAAGAACTCGTGCTCGATTTGTATTGCGGGACAGGGACGATTGGCTTGTGGCTCGCTCCTTATGCCCGCGAGGTTCGCGGGATCGAGCTGATTCCAGAGGCTGTCGAGGATGCCAATCGCAATGCAGAGCGTAACCAAGCAGCGAACGCCAGCTTTCACGTGGGGCGTGCCGAGGTCTTAATGCCAAAATGGGCTAAACAAGGGACTCGACCGGATGTCGTCGTAGTGGACCCGCCGCGGACTGGGCTGGATGATGCGCTGATTCGTTCCTTGTTGGATGTGCAGCCGAAGAAGATTGTGTATGTGTCTTGTAATCCTTCTACGCTGGCGAAGGATGTTGGGAAGCTGATGCAGCGTTATGAGTTAAAGAGTGTGCAGCCGGTGGATATGTTCCCGCATACGGCGCATGTGGAATCTGTGGCTTTACTGGTGAGGGACGTGTAG
- a CDS encoding eCIS core domain-containing protein: MRSYSREQLHSSNETTAQHKTFSGQKQAHLLSLASRDALAPAQVMQLQQSMGNQAVLQLLRKKVIQPQKNETGMPDTLKSGLERLSGIDLSDVKVHYQSEKPKQIGALAYAQGTDIHLAPGQEQHLPHEGWHIVQQMQGRVKPTLQMQDSGVAVNDEVGLEDEADQMGAKALLVGDPVIDSGDSQTLATISPPASKPIQGVWATIPGIASKVNLKTLTGEFSASGKQLYLLSETRQKYEEVSKIGDELIVKPYVEPVTASKIRPFYQSWTPAQTTNLSIDSGFGPVGAMHNRSAPYLTSKQEDFGGAKLRTTYKDFIRGLRDGRNTSKDDATLARALLNEDITLLDSDLQKRAAAMLSTTVNLAEEWRKHGASKIYRSLLRRIIAEKATFDDFLRDFEFIQSADAGRQQVARYQDYFDGEMDYEDLTPRDQAIIDHMSPIREDDFSSDDEQREEKKLKSKERLFAKRYHQEDEDDGNS, translated from the coding sequence TTGAGAAGCTACAGCCGCGAACAACTTCACTCTTCTAACGAGACAACTGCGCAACACAAAACTTTTTCGGGACAAAAGCAAGCACACCTTCTCTCTCTGGCTTCCAGAGACGCACTCGCACCTGCACAGGTCATGCAGCTCCAACAAAGCATGGGCAATCAAGCAGTCCTACAATTGCTTCGGAAAAAAGTGATTCAGCCTCAGAAAAATGAAACAGGCATGCCCGATACGCTGAAATCTGGCTTGGAAAGACTTTCTGGAATTGATTTGTCTGATGTAAAAGTACACTATCAGTCGGAAAAACCGAAGCAGATCGGGGCGTTGGCCTACGCACAAGGCACTGATATTCATTTGGCGCCCGGTCAGGAACAGCATCTTCCCCACGAAGGCTGGCATATTGTCCAACAGATGCAGGGACGTGTAAAGCCTACGCTGCAAATGCAGGATTCAGGTGTTGCGGTTAATGATGAGGTGGGGCTAGAAGACGAAGCCGATCAGATGGGGGCCAAAGCTTTGCTGGTGGGTGATCCTGTAATTGATTCGGGTGATTCTCAAACTCTTGCAACTATTTCACCGCCAGCCAGCAAACCGATACAGGGAGTTTGGGCGACGATACCGGGTATAGCGAGCAAGGTTAATTTAAAAACGTTGACAGGAGAATTTTCCGCATCCGGCAAACAGCTTTACTTGCTTTCTGAAACCCGACAAAAATACGAGGAAGTTTCCAAAATAGGTGATGAACTGATCGTCAAGCCTTACGTTGAACCGGTTACTGCCTCCAAAATCCGTCCTTTTTATCAAAGTTGGACTCCTGCCCAGACGACCAACCTATCCATAGACAGTGGATTTGGGCCAGTAGGTGCTATGCATAATCGTAGTGCCCCCTATCTAACGTCCAAGCAAGAGGATTTTGGAGGCGCGAAACTAAGGACTACTTACAAAGATTTTATCAGGGGATTACGAGACGGGAGGAATACATCAAAAGACGATGCTACTCTGGCAAGAGCCCTACTCAATGAAGATATCACCCTATTAGATTCCGACCTGCAAAAGCGAGCTGCCGCTATGTTGAGCACAACCGTTAACCTGGCGGAAGAATGGCGAAAGCATGGGGCAAGCAAAATTTATCGTTCACTCCTAAGGCGAATCATAGCGGAAAAAGCCACTTTTGATGACTTCTTACGAGATTTTGAATTCATACAAAGCGCTGATGCAGGGCGTCAACAGGTAGCTCGTTATCAAGATTATTTCGATGGGGAAATGGACTACGAAGATTTGACTCCCAGAGATCAAGCGATAATCGATCATATGTCCCCTATCCGTGAAGACGATTTCAGCTCGGATGATGAACAACGTGAGGAAAAAAAGCTGAAATCGAAGGAACGGCTATTTGCAAAGCGCTACCACCAAGAAGATGAGGATGATGGGAACAGCTAG
- a CDS encoding alpha/beta hydrolase: MLKENILIDDIPAILWGNDSTEIFIAVHGNMSSKSDIPIRILAEKVVPLGYQVLSFDLPEHGDRKNSSKLCKVQNCVSDLKKVFEFAHTKSNTISLWANSMGAYFSLLAYKDEVLKQSLFLSPVLDMSRMIQNMMKWFDITEEHLCREKEISTPIGQILYWDYYQYVIKNPIIKWDSPTSILYGKKDELCEYDVISTFITKFNCNLAVSNASEHYFHTEEDLTIYGKWLEKNIF, translated from the coding sequence ATGTTAAAAGAAAATATTTTAATAGATGATATTCCTGCTATTTTGTGGGGAAACGACAGCACGGAAATATTTATTGCTGTACATGGCAATATGTCTTCAAAATCAGATATTCCGATTCGTATTCTAGCCGAAAAAGTTGTTCCATTGGGCTATCAAGTGCTCAGTTTTGATTTGCCTGAACACGGCGATAGAAAAAATAGTTCTAAGCTTTGTAAAGTGCAAAACTGCGTTTCTGATTTGAAGAAGGTTTTTGAATTTGCACACACGAAATCAAATACTATCAGCCTATGGGCAAATAGTATGGGAGCATATTTTAGCTTGTTAGCTTATAAAGATGAAGTTTTAAAGCAAAGCCTATTTCTTTCACCTGTTTTAGACATGAGCCGAATGATTCAAAATATGATGAAATGGTTTGATATTACAGAAGAACATCTGTGCAGAGAAAAAGAAATATCTACACCTATTGGTCAAATCCTATATTGGGATTATTACCAGTATGTTATCAAGAATCCAATTATAAAATGGGATTCTCCAACTTCAATTTTATATGGAAAAAAAGACGAACTGTGTGAGTATGATGTCATATCAACATTTATCACAAAATTTAATTGCAATCTTGCTGTTTCAAATGCTTCCGAGCATTATTTTCACACAGAAGAAGATTTGACTATTTATGGAAAATGGCTCGAAAAGAATATCTTTTGA
- a CDS encoding cytochrome P450, with protein MNITITGPKGLPISGNLMAFRRSPLQFIRDAVEEHGEVVHFRFGPSRHVYLLTNPDHIKEVLVSKQAHFRKGKGLQSARPVVGDGILTSEGKKHLRQRRLMQPAFHRERIASYGEVMVRQAVDLMSDWKTGELRDIHSDMMKVTLAIITETMFGKTVKEGADQIGHAIDVGLKYVANKGSSFIDIPLSVPTKSNREFLESSELLDKTIYSLIEARRNSEGEEHKDLLGMLLAARDEDDGEGMTDEQVRDEVMTIFVAGHETTANTMSWIFYLLATHPEVEKKLHDELSTVLCEKLPTVEDLPQLKYTNLIVQETLRLYPAAWTINREVVEEVEIGGHTYKPGETLMMSQYVMHRNPRYYEQPEQFIPERFDSDLLKRNPAYAYFPFGGGPRVCIGNNFALMEAALLLATIAQRYRLRLAEPNQAVEPEPLVTLRPKNGLPMRLEKR; from the coding sequence ATGAATATCACGATCACTGGCCCAAAAGGCCTTCCGATCTCAGGGAACTTGATGGCATTTCGCCGATCGCCGCTTCAGTTCATCCGCGACGCTGTTGAAGAGCATGGAGAAGTCGTCCATTTTCGCTTCGGTCCTTCCCGCCATGTTTACCTGTTAACGAATCCAGATCACATCAAAGAGGTTTTGGTGAGCAAGCAGGCGCATTTTCGAAAAGGGAAAGGACTACAGTCTGCGCGACCTGTCGTAGGAGATGGAATTCTCACCAGTGAGGGAAAAAAGCATCTGCGACAACGGCGGCTTATGCAGCCAGCTTTTCATCGAGAGCGTATCGCCAGCTACGGAGAGGTGATGGTCCGGCAAGCAGTCGATCTCATGTCGGATTGGAAAACCGGGGAGCTGCGCGATATTCACTCGGACATGATGAAAGTAACCCTTGCTATCATTACGGAAACTATGTTTGGCAAAACCGTCAAGGAAGGTGCCGATCAGATTGGACATGCCATCGATGTCGGTTTGAAATACGTGGCAAACAAAGGCTCATCCTTTATCGACATTCCTTTGTCCGTACCTACCAAAAGCAATCGGGAGTTCCTGGAGTCGAGTGAGCTGCTGGACAAAACGATCTACTCTTTGATCGAAGCTCGGCGTAATAGCGAAGGAGAAGAGCACAAGGATTTGCTGGGGATGCTTTTGGCAGCGCGTGATGAAGATGATGGGGAAGGAATGACAGACGAGCAGGTGCGCGACGAGGTTATGACCATTTTTGTAGCTGGCCATGAGACGACTGCGAATACCATGTCTTGGATTTTCTATCTGCTGGCTACTCATCCCGAGGTGGAGAAAAAGCTGCATGACGAGCTGTCTACGGTGCTGTGTGAAAAGCTGCCGACAGTCGAGGATCTTCCCCAGCTGAAGTATACGAATCTCATTGTACAGGAAACGCTGAGGCTCTATCCTGCGGCCTGGACGATTAACCGGGAAGTCGTCGAAGAGGTTGAGATCGGCGGTCACACGTACAAGCCTGGCGAAACATTGATGATGAGCCAATATGTCATGCACCGCAATCCACGCTATTATGAGCAGCCTGAACAATTCATTCCAGAGCGTTTTGACAGCGATCTCTTAAAAAGAAACCCAGCTTATGCTTATTTTCCGTTTGGCGGTGGGCCGCGTGTTTGTATCGGGAACAACTTTGCTTTGATGGAGGCAGCTTTGCTATTGGCGACGATCGCACAGCGATATCGACTACGACTGGCTGAACCGAATCAGGCAGTGGAGCCCGAGCCGTTGGTCACCTTGCGTCCCAAGAACGGACTGCCGATGCGTCTGGAGAAGAGATAG
- a CDS encoding SDR family oxidoreductase: MNKQMDQANQRLAVVTGGNRGIGREIARQLSVKGLQVLITTRDEEKGRQTVEEMRKEGLSVVYQVVDVTDAESVRQMVERVKSDFGRLDVLVNNAGIILDRGVSVLDVGESVMRETFETNYFGALRIIQASVPLMKEHRYGRIVNISSGLGAFDILQGLLGLKGSSSAYRISKTMLNALTCLVAQDVADIGIKVNAVCPGRVQTDMGGEDAPITVEQGADTAVWLATMEKDCPNGGFFRERMPIAW, encoded by the coding sequence ATGAATAAACAAATGGATCAAGCAAATCAGCGGCTTGCCGTAGTGACAGGAGGGAATCGCGGCATCGGAAGGGAAATTGCTCGACAACTGTCTGTAAAAGGCCTGCAAGTGTTGATCACAACTCGGGATGAAGAGAAAGGGCGGCAAACCGTTGAAGAGATGCGTAAAGAAGGTCTATCGGTCGTCTATCAAGTAGTCGATGTAACTGATGCAGAAAGTGTCAGGCAGATGGTCGAGCGAGTAAAAAGTGACTTTGGCCGACTTGATGTGCTCGTGAATAATGCTGGAATTATTCTGGATAGGGGCGTCTCCGTTCTAGATGTCGGAGAATCAGTCATGAGAGAGACATTTGAGACTAATTATTTTGGTGCATTACGGATAATTCAAGCTTCCGTTCCGTTGATGAAAGAACATAGGTATGGCCGTATTGTCAATATCTCTTCAGGGTTGGGAGCCTTTGATATTCTGCAAGGACTCTTGGGGCTTAAAGGATCGTCATCCGCTTACCGAATCTCAAAAACCATGCTCAATGCCTTGACATGCCTGGTTGCACAAGATGTGGCTGATATAGGGATCAAAGTTAATGCCGTTTGTCCAGGCAGGGTACAAACCGATATGGGTGGAGAAGACGCTCCTATAACGGTCGAACAAGGTGCAGATACGGCTGTTTGGTTAGCAACGATGGAGAAAGATTGCCCCAATGGAGGCTTTTTCCGTGAACGGATGCCAATTGCTTGGTAG
- a CDS encoding biotin transporter BioY, with amino-acid sequence MRNERLRWLLLSAIFAAMTAVLSQVTIPLPLIPITAQTLAVGLTATILGRRYGTLALVIYVLLGAVGLPVFSEAKGGLQILVGKSGGYIFGFIATAYVTGLYLEKTRFNLKNAIIANIIGMFVTLAFGTVQLKYVMDIPWDKAVAFGVTPFLVVGVVKAVLASLIGIKVRERLIASRLLRTDQPVTR; translated from the coding sequence ATGAGAAACGAACGCTTGAGATGGCTATTGCTCTCTGCCATTTTTGCTGCAATGACTGCGGTATTGTCGCAGGTGACGATTCCCTTGCCGTTGATTCCGATTACCGCGCAGACGTTAGCGGTAGGGCTGACGGCGACCATTTTGGGAAGACGATACGGGACACTGGCTTTGGTTATTTACGTTTTGCTCGGTGCAGTCGGATTGCCTGTATTCAGCGAGGCAAAAGGCGGATTGCAAATATTGGTTGGAAAATCCGGCGGGTACATATTTGGGTTTATTGCCACCGCTTATGTGACCGGACTTTACTTGGAGAAAACAAGATTCAACCTAAAAAACGCTATTATCGCCAATATCATCGGCATGTTTGTTACACTCGCTTTCGGTACGGTACAGCTCAAATACGTCATGGACATTCCATGGGATAAAGCTGTCGCTTTTGGTGTAACGCCTTTCCTCGTTGTAGGGGTTGTCAAAGCAGTTCTGGCTTCTCTGATTGGCATCAAGGTACGCGAGCGACTGATTGCTTCTCGTCTGTTGCGCACAGATCAACCTGTTACACGATAA
- a CDS encoding SF0329 family protein — translation MSWSKLKKQLESFLCPALHGRVEYRATGYRYLPDKSGICYIAVDKKNVLNMSDITSSIRWYQTEQEIKNDSDIQIPINKEEIEAVRKDTKGNVPEDRLKVIARSRKISEYAKELLSVQASLSKSNFIVVANRFLSISIEESIESNDILLNILALVDRRVGKKRILNMSEKMKLKHPIVQYFYELRLSTL, via the coding sequence ATGTCCTGGAGCAAATTGAAGAAACAACTGGAGAGCTTTCTCTGTCCTGCGTTACATGGAAGGGTCGAATACCGTGCAACCGGTTACCGTTATTTACCTGATAAATCCGGAATTTGTTATATTGCCGTAGATAAAAAGAACGTACTTAATATGAGTGATATAACTAGCTCAATCAGATGGTATCAGACGGAGCAGGAAATTAAGAATGATTCAGATATCCAAATTCCTATCAACAAGGAAGAAATTGAAGCAGTCAGAAAAGATACCAAGGGGAACGTACCGGAGGATCGTCTAAAAGTAATTGCAAGAAGTAGAAAAATATCCGAATATGCAAAGGAGCTTTTGTCAGTACAGGCATCATTAAGTAAATCAAATTTTATCGTTGTGGCTAATCGGTTTTTATCTATTTCTATAGAGGAAAGTATAGAGAGCAATGATATCTTATTGAATATTCTAGCCTTGGTGGACAGAAGGGTTGGAAAAAAGAGGATTTTAAATATGTCCGAGAAGATGAAATTAAAGCATCCAATTGTGCAGTATTTTTATGAATTACGGCTTAGTACATTATGA
- a CDS encoding sensor histidine kinase — translation MSLRNKIFLSFIALITLNILLFKFVFQDIIVGQLKNDRHNQYQAEKEAAEKVMLNQLLLVSNFKDPIERLELEKQLPDDVMYRMLVKDANGNTIYSKTSRAYNLKMPSPSSSNRGDSAKQSDLKVVAEYHFQQEPPRTGEIVVYFYTDDYDMMATTGVSMMLWFIYGSISLVGLVLLALFVRWILRPVNELSRVTQEIQEGKRLVTFTYRSHDEFGELFRYFGEMVDELRLAEERQAEMIASIAHDFRTPLTTIKGYASYIGSGRVTDMTKIQKQMSKIELKTTDLEKLLDELQDFTTQSSEVRLNINRIHVKGFLRGIIEDYLPRIKEAGLTFQWKLRISNELHIEADETKLRRVMENLLNNAIHYNKPDGSIYLTCDQREGHVLFTVIDKGEGIASEDLPKIFTKFYRAEKSRNRNSGGTGLGLTICKSIVRLHGGDLMVNSELGMGSSFSFTIPFFHG, via the coding sequence ATGAGCTTGCGCAATAAAATTTTTCTCTCCTTCATTGCCTTGATCACACTCAACATCTTGTTGTTCAAATTTGTTTTTCAAGACATTATTGTCGGTCAACTCAAAAATGATCGTCATAATCAGTACCAGGCTGAGAAGGAAGCCGCAGAGAAGGTCATGCTCAATCAACTGCTTCTCGTCAGTAATTTCAAGGACCCAATCGAACGCTTGGAGCTTGAAAAGCAGTTGCCAGACGACGTGATGTATCGCATGCTCGTGAAGGATGCCAATGGAAACACCATCTACAGCAAAACATCACGCGCCTATAATTTGAAAATGCCTTCTCCCTCCTCATCAAACCGTGGCGATTCTGCCAAGCAAAGTGACCTCAAAGTCGTAGCTGAGTACCATTTTCAGCAGGAGCCACCACGTACAGGGGAGATCGTTGTTTATTTCTATACAGATGATTACGATATGATGGCTACAACAGGGGTTTCCATGATGCTTTGGTTTATTTACGGAAGCATTAGTCTGGTGGGATTGGTTCTGCTCGCTTTGTTCGTTCGCTGGATACTACGACCCGTGAACGAATTATCGCGCGTCACCCAAGAAATCCAGGAAGGGAAGCGGCTGGTTACATTTACGTATCGCTCGCATGATGAATTTGGGGAACTCTTTCGATATTTCGGGGAAATGGTGGATGAGCTTCGCTTAGCGGAAGAAAGACAGGCCGAAATGATTGCTTCGATCGCCCACGACTTCCGCACACCTCTCACCACGATCAAAGGGTATGCGTCATATATCGGCTCTGGTCGAGTGACGGATATGACCAAAATACAGAAACAGATGAGCAAAATCGAGCTAAAAACGACGGACTTGGAAAAGCTGCTGGATGAGTTGCAGGACTTCACCACTCAAAGCTCCGAAGTCCGACTCAACATTAACCGCATTCATGTCAAAGGCTTCTTGAGAGGAATCATCGAGGACTATTTGCCAAGAATCAAAGAGGCAGGCCTCACCTTTCAATGGAAGCTGCGCATCTCCAATGAACTACACATCGAAGCGGATGAGACCAAGCTGCGCCGCGTCATGGAAAATTTGTTGAACAACGCCATTCACTACAACAAACCGGATGGCTCCATTTACCTTACATGTGATCAGCGAGAAGGACATGTCCTTTTTACTGTGATCGACAAGGGAGAAGGAATCGCCTCTGAAGACTTGCCGAAGATTTTCACCAAGTTTTATCGGGCGGAAAAATCACGAAATCGCAACAGTGGAGGTACAGGCTTAGGCTTAACGATTTGCAAGAGCATCGTCCGGCTTCACGGCGGTGATCTGATGGTAAACAGTGAACTGGGAATGGGAAGCAGCTTCTCCTTCACCATCCCCTTCTTCCACGGGTAG
- the yhfH gene encoding protein YhfH, translating to MTPITTFFRNLEAKCCAACGQMIHEQAESYATECAPCQEQASFDAYKYYHQKR from the coding sequence ATGACGCCGATCACTACTTTCTTTCGCAATCTCGAAGCAAAATGCTGTGCTGCTTGCGGTCAGATGATCCACGAACAAGCTGAATCGTATGCAACAGAATGCGCACCTTGCCAAGAGCAAGCATCCTTTGACGCTTACAAGTACTATCATCAAAAACGCTAA
- a CDS encoding MerR family transcriptional regulator translates to MGYYFSCDLAPVPLTFTRCDGLHFVIVNQQEVIFIHISELSRKTGVSLRSLRYYEEKELLTPTRLENGYRQYTESEIERVRMIQLYFSLGLGVKEISDFFHCTSSANLNYQCLPNAIQVGEKKLKEIRNQIQILRMAEVHLEDCLSSWKEILRKGDSLNE, encoded by the coding sequence TTGGGTTATTATTTTTCTTGTGACCTTGCTCCTGTACCCTTGACCTTCACACGATGTGATGGTTTACACTTTGTGATAGTAAATCAGCAAGAGGTGATTTTTATCCATATCAGTGAATTGTCTCGCAAAACCGGCGTGAGTCTTCGTTCGCTTCGATATTACGAGGAAAAGGAATTATTGACCCCAACTCGCTTAGAAAACGGCTATCGTCAATACACTGAATCGGAAATTGAGCGAGTCAGAATGATTCAGCTTTATTTTAGCCTCGGTCTGGGTGTTAAGGAAATCAGCGATTTTTTTCATTGCACATCGAGTGCGAATCTCAATTATCAATGTCTGCCGAATGCGATACAAGTTGGTGAAAAAAAGCTGAAAGAAATCAGAAATCAAATCCAGATTTTACGAATGGCCGAAGTGCATTTGGAAGATTGCCTTTCAAGTTGGAAAGAAATCCTGCGTAAAGGAGACAGCTTAAATGAATAA
- a CDS encoding type 1 glutamine amidotransferase family protein: MKEVFIFITDGFADWEASYVSSELNKPGTGYRVKTIAIDQEPKVSMGGLTVLPDYSVNEFNPNVDIAMLIIPGGTGWREEKNQQAKVVVDYCVSKDIPVAAICDATTFLGNHGYLDNHRHTGNTLAYLKEGAPNYRGDQHYVEGQSIRDENLITANGSGALEFSRHILERLGVLEGEELNQWYELFKKGYFSS, translated from the coding sequence TTGAAGGAAGTGTTCATTTTTATTACGGATGGTTTTGCTGATTGGGAGGCAAGTTACGTCAGTTCAGAGCTGAACAAGCCAGGAACAGGATATCGTGTAAAGACAATCGCCATTGATCAGGAACCTAAAGTTTCGATGGGGGGGTTAACGGTTCTTCCAGATTATAGCGTAAACGAATTCAATCCGAATGTGGATATCGCCATGTTAATCATACCTGGCGGAACGGGATGGAGAGAAGAAAAGAATCAGCAAGCAAAAGTAGTGGTTGATTATTGTGTGAGCAAGGATATTCCTGTCGCTGCCATCTGTGATGCTACGACTTTTTTAGGGAATCACGGATATTTGGACAATCATAGACATACAGGCAATACGTTAGCTTATTTGAAGGAAGGAGCTCCGAACTACAGAGGAGATCAACATTATGTAGAGGGTCAGTCAATCCGAGACGAGAATCTCATCACTGCGAATGGAAGCGGTGCATTGGAGTTTTCAAGACATATTTTGGAGAGATTGGGGGTATTGGAAGGCGAGGAATTGAATCAATGGTACGAATTGTTTAAAAAGGGGTACTTTTCGTCTTAA